A window from Variovorax sp. PBL-E5 encodes these proteins:
- the moaA gene encoding GTP 3',8-cyclase MoaA, translated as MSQHVVPVSEIGRPRRVAALPERAVPATGVLLDRLARPLTDLRISVTDRCNFRCSYCMPKEVFDKDYHYLPHSALLSFEEITRLARIFATHGVRKIRLTGGEPLLRKNLERLVEQLAALRTPEGQALDLTLTTNGSLLARKAAALKAAGLQRVTVSLDGLDDAVFRSMNDVDFPVAEVLAGIDAAQAAGLGTVKVNMVVKRGTNEQEVLPMARHFRGTGVVLRFIEYMDVGATNGWRMDEVLPSAEVVRRIAEEFPLAPLEASAPGETAQRWAYRDGGGEIGVISSVTQAFCHDCSRARLSTEGRLYLCLFASAGHDLRPLLRGDADDTQIASAVGRIWQGRTDRYSELRALRGPDDGDASAPRRVEMSYIGG; from the coding sequence ATGAGCCAGCACGTCGTCCCCGTCTCCGAGATCGGCCGCCCCCGCCGCGTTGCGGCGTTGCCGGAGCGTGCGGTGCCGGCCACCGGCGTGCTGCTCGACCGGCTGGCCCGGCCGCTGACCGATCTGCGCATCAGCGTGACCGACCGCTGCAACTTCCGCTGCAGCTACTGCATGCCGAAAGAAGTGTTCGACAAGGACTACCACTACCTTCCGCACAGCGCGCTGCTGAGCTTCGAGGAAATCACCCGGCTCGCACGCATCTTCGCGACGCACGGCGTGCGCAAGATCCGGCTCACCGGCGGCGAGCCGCTGTTGCGCAAGAACCTGGAACGGCTGGTCGAGCAACTGGCCGCGCTGCGCACGCCCGAGGGCCAGGCGCTGGACCTCACGCTGACCACCAATGGCTCTCTGCTCGCGCGCAAGGCCGCGGCGCTGAAGGCCGCAGGTCTCCAGCGCGTGACCGTGAGCCTCGACGGCCTCGACGACGCCGTGTTCCGCAGCATGAACGACGTCGACTTTCCGGTGGCCGAAGTCCTCGCAGGCATCGATGCGGCCCAGGCCGCGGGGCTCGGAACGGTCAAGGTCAACATGGTCGTCAAGCGCGGCACCAACGAGCAGGAAGTGCTGCCGATGGCGCGGCACTTCCGCGGCACGGGCGTGGTGCTGCGCTTCATCGAGTACATGGACGTCGGCGCCACCAACGGCTGGCGCATGGACGAGGTGCTGCCTTCGGCCGAGGTGGTGCGCCGCATCGCCGAGGAATTTCCGCTCGCGCCGCTCGAGGCCAGCGCGCCGGGCGAGACCGCGCAGCGCTGGGCCTACCGCGATGGCGGCGGCGAGATCGGCGTGATCAGCAGCGTGACGCAGGCCTTCTGCCACGATTGCAGCCGGGCACGCCTGTCGACCGAGGGCAGGCTCTACCTGTGCCTGTTCGCCAGTGCCGGCCACGACCTGCGCCCGCTGTTGCGTGGCGATGCCGACGACACGCAGATCGCGTCGGCCGTCGGCCGCATCTGGCAGGGCCGCACCGACCGCTACTCCGAACTGCGGGCGCTGCGCGGCCCCGACGACGGCGACGCGTCCGCGCCACGCCGCGTCGAGATGAGCTACATCGGCGGATGA
- the mobA gene encoding molybdenum cofactor guanylyltransferase MobA gives MAGAIAAAEITGLVLAGGRGSRMGGIDKGLQNFNGVPLAMNAVTRLGQQVGRIMVNANRNLPTYASFGAPVWPDGLADYAGPLAGFLIGLEHCETPYLLTVPCDTPLFPLDLASRLAGALAAADAEIAMVDAPEAIAAADAAPVRRPQPVFCLLRKTLLDSLLRFTQDGGRKIDAWTAQHRTVLVPFGRAGDAPDAFFNANTLAELHALEASR, from the coding sequence ATGGCAGGCGCCATCGCTGCCGCCGAGATCACCGGGCTCGTGCTCGCCGGCGGCCGTGGCTCGCGCATGGGCGGCATCGACAAGGGCCTGCAGAACTTCAACGGCGTGCCGCTCGCCATGAATGCGGTCACGCGGCTCGGCCAGCAGGTCGGCCGGATCATGGTCAATGCCAACCGCAATCTCCCCACCTACGCATCCTTCGGCGCCCCGGTGTGGCCGGATGGACTGGCCGACTATGCCGGCCCGCTCGCCGGCTTCCTGATCGGGTTGGAGCATTGCGAAACGCCCTACCTGCTCACGGTGCCCTGCGACACGCCGCTGTTCCCGCTCGACCTGGCGAGCCGGCTGGCCGGCGCGCTGGCGGCCGCCGATGCCGAGATCGCGATGGTCGATGCGCCCGAAGCCATCGCCGCAGCGGATGCCGCGCCGGTGCGGCGGCCGCAGCCCGTGTTCTGCCTGCTGCGCAAGACCCTGCTCGACAGCCTGCTGCGCTTCACGCAGGACGGTGGCCGCAAGATCGACGCCTGGACGGCGCAGCACCGCACGGTGCTCGTTCCCTTCGGTCGCGCCGGCGATGCGCCCGACGCCTTCTTCAACGCCAACACGCTCGCGGAACTGCACGCGCTGGAAGCTTCGAGATGA
- the moeA gene encoding molybdopterin molybdotransferase MoeA, which translates to MTSVAEIAGALAGYDPQALGVDDVRAFLARLAAPAVVTQSERIALRDALGRVLAEAIVSPVSVPPHDNSAMDGFAFDGALLQGDASIDTSVSLRVVGTALAGAAWRGTVGTGEAVKIMTGAMMPAGLDTVIPQEFCNIEGDAVRFPAKVLRRGDNRRFAGEDLMQGQPALQRGERLSPAALGMVASLGLPMVPVLRRLRVAYFSTGDEILSLGEVPREGAVYDSNRYTVFGLLTRLGCEVIDLGLVRDDPGSLESALRRAATEADAIITSGGVSVGEADHTRAVMQQLGDMAFWRVAMRPGRPMAVGRIPRRGDGEGAAVLFGLPGNPVAVMVTFLAFVRPALLQMMGCNEACAAPPPLLRATSVGAIRKKPGRTEYQRGWVQTVPGALPEVRIAGNQGSGVLSSMVEANGLVVLHHDQGSVAAGEPVDVMMFDGMV; encoded by the coding sequence ATGACGAGCGTCGCGGAGATCGCCGGCGCCCTGGCCGGCTACGACCCCCAGGCCCTCGGCGTCGATGACGTGCGCGCGTTCCTGGCCCGGCTGGCGGCGCCCGCGGTCGTGACGCAGAGCGAGCGCATTGCACTGCGCGACGCGCTCGGCCGCGTGCTGGCCGAGGCCATCGTGTCGCCGGTCAGCGTGCCGCCGCACGACAACTCGGCGATGGACGGCTTCGCGTTCGACGGCGCCCTCCTCCAAGGCGACGCGTCCATCGACACCTCGGTGAGTCTGCGCGTGGTCGGCACGGCGTTGGCCGGCGCGGCATGGCGCGGCACGGTCGGCACAGGCGAGGCGGTGAAGATCATGACCGGTGCGATGATGCCCGCCGGTCTCGACACCGTGATCCCGCAGGAGTTCTGCAACATCGAAGGCGATGCGGTCCGCTTCCCCGCCAAGGTGCTGCGACGCGGCGACAACCGCCGCTTCGCCGGCGAGGACCTGATGCAGGGCCAGCCCGCGCTGCAGCGCGGCGAGCGCCTCTCGCCAGCCGCGCTGGGCATGGTCGCCAGCCTCGGGCTGCCGATGGTGCCGGTGCTGCGCCGGCTGCGCGTCGCCTATTTCTCCACCGGCGACGAGATCCTGAGTCTGGGCGAGGTGCCGCGCGAGGGCGCGGTCTACGACAGCAACCGCTACACCGTGTTCGGCCTGCTCACGCGGCTCGGCTGCGAAGTGATCGACCTCGGCCTGGTGCGCGACGACCCGGGCTCGCTCGAATCCGCGCTGCGCCGCGCCGCCACGGAGGCCGACGCCATCATCACCAGCGGCGGCGTCAGCGTCGGCGAAGCGGACCATACGCGCGCCGTGATGCAGCAGCTCGGCGACATGGCCTTCTGGCGCGTCGCCATGCGGCCCGGCCGGCCGATGGCGGTCGGGCGGATCCCGCGGCGCGGCGACGGCGAAGGCGCTGCCGTGCTGTTCGGCCTGCCCGGCAACCCGGTCGCGGTGATGGTGACTTTCCTGGCCTTCGTGCGGCCGGCGCTGCTGCAGATGATGGGCTGCAACGAGGCCTGCGCTGCGCCGCCGCCGCTGCTGCGCGCAACCAGCGTCGGCGCGATCCGCAAGAAGCCCGGCCGCACCGAGTACCAGCGCGGCTGGGTGCAGACGGTGCCCGGCGCGCTGCCCGAGGTGCGCATTGCCGGCAACCAGGGCTCGGGCGTGCTGAGCTCCATGGTCGAAGCCAACGGCCTGGTCGTGCTGCACCATGACCAGGGCAGCGTGGCGGCGGGCGAGCCGGTCGACGTGATGATGTTCGACGGCATGGTGTAG
- a CDS encoding Crp/Fnr family transcriptional regulator — MLAARIEMMQQMPIFGAIGAEAIEFLLAPAPLVTVRGGDFFFREGDPAASMFVLETGHVTVSKSWQGHELLLRRFAPGDCFGEMALLDLFPRSASVRADEDCDAIELTPENLYRLFERDAEQFALIQMNIGREMSRRLRATDELLFRARMGETLEAPQRIARAS; from the coding sequence ATGCTCGCGGCGCGGATCGAGATGATGCAGCAGATGCCGATCTTCGGCGCCATCGGTGCGGAGGCGATCGAATTCCTGCTGGCGCCGGCGCCGCTGGTCACGGTCCGGGGCGGCGACTTCTTCTTCCGCGAAGGCGATCCGGCGGCCAGCATGTTCGTCCTCGAAACAGGGCACGTGACGGTGTCGAAGAGCTGGCAGGGCCACGAGCTTCTGCTGCGGCGCTTCGCGCCCGGCGATTGCTTCGGCGAGATGGCGCTGCTGGACCTGTTTCCGCGCAGCGCGTCGGTGCGCGCGGACGAGGACTGCGACGCGATCGAGCTCACGCCCGAGAACCTCTATCGCCTCTTCGAGCGCGATGCCGAGCAGTTCGCGCTGATCCAGATGAACATCGGGCGCGAGATGAGCCGCCGCCTGCGCGCGACCGACGAGCTGCTGTTTCGCGCGCGCATGGGCGAGACGCTGGAGGCGCCGCAGCGCATCGCGCGGGCGTCCTAG
- the rnhA gene encoding ribonuclease HI — MNEVQIYTDGACKGNPGPGGWGAWLKSGETEKDLFGGELNTTNNRMELKAVIEGLGALKRPCKVVLYLDSQYVRMGITEWIRGWKAKGWRTSTKQPVKNVELWQELDKLVAEGGHQIEWRWVKGHSGDPGNERADALANKGVQRALGRL; from the coding sequence TTGAACGAAGTGCAGATCTACACCGACGGCGCCTGCAAGGGCAACCCCGGCCCCGGCGGCTGGGGCGCATGGCTCAAGTCGGGCGAGACGGAGAAGGACCTGTTCGGCGGGGAGCTCAACACAACCAACAACCGCATGGAACTCAAGGCGGTGATCGAGGGCCTGGGTGCGCTCAAGCGGCCGTGCAAGGTCGTCCTGTATCTGGACAGCCAGTACGTGCGCATGGGCATCACCGAATGGATTCGCGGCTGGAAGGCCAAGGGCTGGCGAACCTCCACCAAGCAGCCGGTCAAGAATGTCGAGCTCTGGCAGGAACTCGACAAACTGGTGGCCGAAGGCGGACATCAGATCGAATGGCGCTGGGTCAAGGGGCACTCCGGCGACCCCGGCAACGAACGTGCCGATGCACTGGCCAACAAGGGCGTGCAGCGGGCGCTGGGGCGGCTCTGA
- a CDS encoding class I SAM-dependent methyltransferase, with amino-acid sequence MSGQIIGLHEWLATPPGRYLLAWEQAQYDQAVADVFGYHALQLGLGEVEGLRANRMPYRWLALSDPALAARSALVTDFAALPFGANSLDLVVLPHTLELSPDPHATLREVERVLVPEGRVVICGFNPASLWGLRQQRAQLYRQLGFGELFLPDAGDFIGYRRMRDWLRLLSFEVESGRFGIYRPAVRSDAWLERCRWFDTAGERWWPIFGAVYFLVAVKRVRGMRLLSTDWRRAASRASAPVPIAGKLHHDHSHRQRQQEGNGF; translated from the coding sequence ATGAGCGGTCAAATTATAGGTTTGCATGAATGGTTAGCGACCCCCCCGGGTCGCTACCTGCTGGCGTGGGAACAGGCCCAGTACGACCAGGCCGTGGCGGACGTGTTCGGCTACCACGCGCTGCAGCTCGGGCTGGGCGAGGTCGAAGGGCTGCGCGCCAACCGCATGCCGTATCGCTGGCTGGCGCTTTCCGATCCGGCCCTGGCGGCGCGCAGCGCGCTGGTCACCGATTTCGCGGCGCTGCCTTTCGGCGCCAACAGCCTCGACCTGGTCGTGCTGCCGCACACGCTCGAACTCAGTCCCGATCCGCATGCGACGCTGCGCGAGGTCGAGCGCGTGCTGGTGCCGGAGGGTCGGGTCGTGATCTGCGGCTTCAATCCTGCCAGCCTGTGGGGCCTGCGCCAGCAGCGCGCGCAGCTCTATCGGCAGCTCGGCTTCGGCGAGCTCTTTTTGCCCGATGCCGGCGACTTCATCGGCTACCGGCGCATGCGCGACTGGCTGCGGCTCCTGAGCTTCGAGGTCGAGTCGGGGCGTTTCGGCATCTACCGGCCGGCGGTGCGCAGCGACGCCTGGCTGGAACGCTGCCGCTGGTTCGACACCGCGGGCGAGCGCTGGTGGCCGATCTTCGGCGCAGTCTATTTTCTGGTGGCGGTCAAGCGGGTGCGCGGCATGCGGCTTCTGAGCACCGACTGGCGCCGCGCGGCCTCGCGCGCCAGCGCACCGGTCCCGATCGCGGGCAAGCTGCACCACGACCACAGCCATCGACAACGACAACAGGAAGGAAACGGGTTTTGA
- a CDS encoding transglycosylase SLT domain-containing protein, producing the protein MKFILAACLAGSLFLAGCASTTGTGSSSSGTSATGAPAYAGGALKPITTSETKSRTIVTLAPPADMWDRIRRGFKMPDLDNDLVHEREQWYASRPDYMQRMTERSSRYIFHIVEELERRDMPTELALLPYIESAFNPQAVSSARAAGMWQFMPATGTDFALKQNIFRDDRRDVIASTRAALDYLQRLYAQFGDWQLALAAYNWGEGNVARAVAKNQRAGLPAGYEDISMPAETRLYVPKLQAVKNIVANPERFNTELPLIANHPYFQTVTLKRDLDVSLAAKLADVNIEDFRALNPSAHKPVLLAAGTPEILLPWDNAALFQRNFEAYSQGQYASWTAWTVPATMTVADAAQRSGMSEADLRSVNNVPPRMLIKAGSTLIVPRGARVQEDVAAVIADTGHLNFEPEIVTRRTVIRAGRKDSVASIAQRLRLSPARVAEWNDVKPNHVFQRGFEVVVYLPVRAARAASVGTGTPHGHVGASILQRTSASKMRASSKAEVHAKASAASGKGASRVKAHASVSAKATVTKVPRSSSKEVVREKRGGTPSKKKR; encoded by the coding sequence ATGAAATTTATCCTTGCTGCCTGCCTCGCAGGCTCGCTGTTCCTGGCGGGCTGCGCGAGCACCACCGGCACGGGCTCCTCTTCTTCCGGCACCTCGGCCACCGGCGCGCCCGCCTATGCCGGCGGCGCGCTCAAGCCCATCACCACCAGCGAGACGAAATCGCGCACCATCGTCACGCTGGCGCCGCCTGCCGACATGTGGGACCGCATCCGCCGCGGCTTCAAGATGCCCGATCTCGACAACGACCTCGTGCACGAGCGCGAGCAGTGGTATGCGAGCCGGCCCGACTACATGCAGCGCATGACGGAGCGCTCGAGCCGCTACATCTTCCACATCGTCGAGGAACTCGAACGCCGCGACATGCCGACCGAACTCGCGCTGCTGCCCTACATCGAGAGCGCCTTCAACCCGCAGGCCGTGTCCAGCGCGCGCGCGGCCGGCATGTGGCAGTTCATGCCCGCCACCGGTACCGACTTCGCCCTCAAGCAGAACATCTTCCGCGACGACCGGCGCGACGTGATCGCGTCCACCCGCGCCGCGCTCGACTATCTGCAGAGGCTCTATGCCCAGTTCGGCGACTGGCAGCTCGCGCTGGCCGCCTACAACTGGGGTGAAGGCAACGTGGCACGCGCGGTCGCCAAGAACCAGCGCGCAGGCCTTCCGGCCGGCTACGAAGACATCAGCATGCCGGCCGAGACGCGCCTCTACGTGCCGAAGCTGCAGGCGGTGAAGAACATCGTGGCCAACCCCGAGCGCTTCAACACCGAGCTGCCGCTGATCGCCAACCACCCCTACTTCCAGACCGTCACGCTCAAGCGCGACCTCGACGTCTCGCTGGCCGCGAAGCTGGCCGACGTCAACATCGAGGATTTCCGCGCGCTCAATCCTTCCGCGCACAAGCCGGTGCTGCTCGCGGCCGGCACGCCCGAGATCCTGCTGCCGTGGGACAACGCCGCGCTGTTCCAGCGCAACTTCGAGGCCTATTCGCAAGGGCAATACGCCAGTTGGACCGCGTGGACGGTCCCGGCCACCATGACCGTGGCCGATGCGGCCCAGCGTTCCGGCATGAGCGAGGCCGATCTGCGCAGCGTCAACAACGTGCCGCCGCGGATGCTGATCAAGGCCGGATCGACGCTGATCGTGCCGCGCGGCGCGCGCGTGCAGGAAGACGTCGCCGCGGTGATCGCCGACACCGGCCATCTGAACTTCGAGCCCGAGATCGTGACACGGCGCACCGTCATCCGCGCCGGCCGCAAGGACAGCGTGGCCAGCATCGCGCAGCGCCTGCGCCTGAGCCCGGCCCGCGTGGCCGAATGGAACGACGTCAAGCCCAATCACGTGTTCCAGCGCGGCTTCGAAGTGGTGGTGTACCTGCCGGTTCGTGCCGCGCGCGCGGCCAGCGTGGGCACCGGCACGCCGCACGGCCACGTGGGCGCCAGCATCCTCCAGCGCACCAGTGCATCGAAGATGAGAGCTTCGTCGAAGGCAGAGGTGCACGCCAAGGCCTCCGCCGCATCCGGGAAGGGTGCGTCGCGTGTCAAGGCGCACGCCTCGGTCTCCGCCAAGGCCACCGTGACCAAGGTGCCCCGATCGAGCAGCAAAGAGGTGGTGCGCGAAAAGCGCGGCGGCACGCCGTCGAAGAAGAAGCGCTGA
- a CDS encoding ABC transporter permease, whose protein sequence is MRLAPHESNARYWQVGLLVVLLVAWHLASRNQQFAFFLGEPIEVAGRIWSWFLPFDVAPNALFPEGLPGHADIYLHLGTTLIETVLAFGIGTLLGLACGLWLALAPTASLILEPYIKAANSMPRVILAPIFALWFGLGIWSKVALAITLVFFIVFFNVFQGVREVSPVVLANARMLGANQRQLLRTVYLPSATSWVFSSLHTSVGLAFVGAVVGEYLGSARGVGYLILQAEGTFDVNTVFAGIVVLTAFALALDGFVSVIEKRLMKWQPRSGETEKL, encoded by the coding sequence ATGCGCCTGGCTCCTCATGAAAGCAATGCGCGCTACTGGCAGGTCGGGCTGCTCGTCGTGCTGCTGGTCGCCTGGCATCTGGCTTCGCGCAACCAGCAGTTCGCTTTCTTCCTTGGCGAGCCGATCGAGGTCGCGGGACGGATCTGGAGCTGGTTCCTGCCCTTCGACGTGGCGCCGAATGCGCTGTTTCCGGAAGGGCTGCCGGGCCATGCCGACATCTACCTGCACCTGGGCACCACGCTGATCGAGACCGTGCTGGCCTTCGGCATCGGCACGCTGCTGGGCCTCGCCTGCGGCCTCTGGCTGGCGCTGGCGCCGACTGCGAGCCTGATCCTGGAGCCCTACATCAAGGCCGCGAACTCGATGCCGCGCGTGATCCTGGCGCCGATCTTCGCGCTCTGGTTCGGCCTGGGCATCTGGAGCAAGGTGGCGCTGGCGATCACGCTGGTGTTCTTCATCGTCTTCTTCAACGTCTTCCAGGGCGTGCGCGAAGTGAGTCCGGTGGTGCTGGCGAATGCGCGCATGCTGGGCGCCAACCAGCGTCAGCTGCTGCGCACGGTGTATCTGCCGAGCGCGACGAGCTGGGTGTTCTCGAGCCTGCATACCTCCGTGGGCCTGGCCTTCGTCGGCGCGGTGGTGGGCGAGTACCTGGGCTCGGCGCGCGGCGTCGGCTACCTGATCCTGCAGGCCGAAGGCACCTTCGATGTCAACACGGTGTTCGCCGGCATCGTGGTGCTGACGGCCTTCGCGCTCGCGCTCGACGGCTTCGTGAGCGTGATCGAGAAGCGGCTGATGAAATGGCAGCCGCGCAGCGGCGAGACCGAAAAGCTCTGA
- a CDS encoding ABC transporter ATP-binding protein produces the protein MSDYALELLDISCTFRSKDDHSQRYTAVADTTLRIREGEFVSVVGPTGCGKSTLLNVGAGLLEPSSGTIKVFGQPLAGVNARAGYMFQSEALMPWRSTLDNVMVGLQYRGVPDAEARAHAQQWLSRVGLTGFGDRYPHQLSGGMRKRTALAQVLALDPDIILMDEPFSALDIQTRQLMENEVLELWAAKKKAVLFITHDLDEAIAMSDRVVVLSAGPATHPIGEFAIDLDRPRDVAEVRTHPRFVELHTQIWNVLRDEVLKGYAQQLKKVA, from the coding sequence ATGTCCGACTACGCACTCGAACTCCTCGACATCAGCTGCACCTTTCGCTCGAAGGACGATCACAGCCAGCGCTACACCGCCGTCGCCGACACCACGCTGCGCATTCGCGAGGGCGAGTTCGTCTCGGTGGTCGGACCCACGGGTTGCGGCAAGTCGACCCTGCTCAACGTCGGCGCCGGCCTGCTGGAGCCCTCGTCGGGCACGATCAAGGTCTTCGGCCAGCCGCTCGCCGGCGTCAACGCACGCGCCGGCTATATGTTCCAGAGCGAAGCGCTGATGCCCTGGCGCAGCACGCTGGACAACGTGATGGTCGGCCTGCAGTACCGCGGCGTTCCCGATGCCGAAGCGAGGGCGCATGCGCAGCAGTGGCTCTCGCGCGTCGGGCTCACGGGCTTCGGCGACCGCTACCCGCACCAGCTCTCGGGCGGCATGCGCAAACGCACCGCGCTCGCGCAGGTGCTGGCGCTGGACCCGGACATCATCCTGATGGACGAGCCCTTCAGCGCGCTCGACATCCAGACCCGGCAGCTGATGGAAAACGAAGTGCTCGAACTCTGGGCCGCGAAGAAGAAAGCGGTGTTGTTCATCACGCATGACCTCGACGAGGCGATCGCGATGAGCGACCGCGTGGTGGTGCTGTCGGCCGGACCGGCGACGCATCCGATCGGCGAGTTCGCCATCGACCTCGACCGTCCGCGCGACGTGGCCGAGGTGCGCACCCATCCGCGCTTCGTCGAACTGCACACGCAGATCTGGAACGTGCTGCGCGACGAGGTGCTCAAGGGCTATGCGCAGCAACTGAAGAAGGTGGCCTGA
- a CDS encoding ABC transporter substrate-binding protein: MLNRRTFTAAAALGAASVAVPLVHAQAKLEKTKIAISVGGKAAFYYLPLTISEQLGYFKAEGLDVEISDFAGGSRALQAVVGGSADVCSGAFEHTINLQAKNQFFQCFVLQGRAPQIAIGVSTKNMPGYKSIADLRGKKIGVSAPGSSTNMVSNLVLSRAGLKANDVSYIGVGVAAGALTALRSGQIDAISNTDPVMTMLEQKGDVKIISDTRTLKGTQEVFGGPMPAACLYASAEFIQKNPNTCQALANAIVHGLKWLQSAGPGDIIKTVPETYLLGDRALYLASFDKVREAIAIDGLVPSEGPQTALNAIASFDPTVKADKIDLSKIYTNDFARRAKDRFKA, translated from the coding sequence ATGCTCAATCGCCGTACTTTCACTGCCGCCGCAGCGCTCGGTGCCGCTTCCGTCGCGGTGCCGCTGGTCCATGCGCAAGCCAAGCTCGAGAAGACCAAGATCGCCATTTCGGTCGGTGGCAAGGCCGCGTTCTACTACCTCCCGCTCACCATCTCCGAGCAGCTCGGCTACTTCAAGGCCGAAGGGCTCGACGTCGAGATCTCCGACTTCGCGGGCGGCTCGCGCGCGCTGCAGGCGGTGGTCGGCGGCTCGGCCGACGTCTGCTCGGGCGCCTTCGAGCACACGATCAATCTGCAGGCCAAGAACCAGTTCTTCCAGTGCTTCGTACTGCAAGGCCGTGCGCCGCAGATCGCGATCGGCGTCTCGACCAAGAACATGCCCGGCTACAAGAGCATTGCCGATCTCAGGGGCAAGAAGATCGGCGTCTCGGCACCGGGTTCGTCGACCAACATGGTGTCCAACCTCGTGCTGTCGCGCGCGGGCCTGAAGGCCAACGACGTGAGCTACATCGGCGTGGGCGTCGCTGCTGGCGCGCTGACGGCGCTGCGTTCGGGCCAGATCGACGCCATCAGCAACACCGATCCGGTGATGACCATGCTCGAGCAGAAGGGCGACGTGAAGATCATCAGCGACACCCGCACGCTCAAGGGCACGCAGGAGGTGTTCGGCGGCCCGATGCCGGCCGCCTGCCTGTATGCGTCGGCCGAGTTCATCCAGAAGAATCCCAACACCTGCCAGGCCCTGGCCAATGCCATCGTGCACGGCCTCAAGTGGCTGCAGAGCGCGGGCCCCGGCGACATCATCAAGACCGTGCCGGAAACCTATCTGCTCGGCGACCGCGCCTTGTATCTGGCCTCCTTCGACAAGGTGCGCGAAGCCATCGCCATCGACGGGCTGGTCCCGTCCGAAGGCCCGCAGACCGCGCTCAACGCGATCGCGAGCTTCGACCCCACGGTGAAGGCCGACAAGATCGACCTCTCGAAGATCTATACCAACGATTTTGCGCGGCGCGCCAAGGACAGATTCAAAGCCTGA
- a CDS encoding MAPEG family protein, giving the protein MSFSLPLAYWCVLAAALLPYASAYIAKAGNFGPRDNQAPREWGARQSGWRARANGAQANSFEGLAFFIGAVIIARQLGAAQARLDMLAAAYVLLRIVYIALYVKGAGAARSAVWALAFAVNIAILFVGR; this is encoded by the coding sequence ATGAGCTTTTCGCTGCCGCTGGCTTACTGGTGCGTTCTGGCCGCTGCGTTGCTGCCCTACGCATCGGCCTACATCGCGAAGGCGGGCAATTTCGGGCCGCGCGACAACCAGGCACCGCGCGAATGGGGTGCGCGCCAGAGCGGCTGGCGTGCGCGGGCCAACGGTGCGCAGGCCAACAGCTTCGAAGGGCTGGCGTTCTTCATCGGCGCGGTGATCATCGCCCGCCAGCTCGGCGCTGCGCAGGCACGGCTGGACATGCTGGCCGCGGCCTACGTGCTGCTGCGCATCGTCTACATCGCGCTCTACGTGAAGGGCGCGGGCGCGGCGCGCAGCGCGGTCTGGGCGCTCGCATTCGCGGTCAATATCGCGATCCTTTTCGTCGGCCGCTAG
- the recR gene encoding recombination mediator RecR: MAADSSSLDALVDALRRLPGVGVKSASRMAFHLLQHDRQGAQLLARALQQAATQVRHCERCNTFTEAPVCSVCLDPRRDATKLCVVETPADQAALERTGVFRGYYFVLMGKLSPLDGIGPKDIGLARLFERALDGTVSEVILATNFTAEGEATAHVIGEALKQRGLTVTRLARGVPAGSELEYVDLGTIAHALVDRR; encoded by the coding sequence ATGGCGGCCGATTCGAGCTCGCTCGACGCGCTGGTCGACGCGCTGCGGCGGCTGCCCGGCGTCGGCGTCAAGTCGGCTTCGCGCATGGCCTTCCATCTGCTGCAGCATGACCGCCAGGGTGCGCAGTTGCTTGCGCGCGCCTTGCAGCAGGCGGCCACGCAAGTGCGGCATTGCGAGCGCTGCAACACCTTCACCGAGGCACCGGTGTGCAGTGTGTGCCTCGACCCGCGCCGCGATGCCACCAAGCTGTGCGTGGTCGAGACGCCGGCCGACCAGGCGGCGCTCGAGCGCACGGGCGTGTTTCGCGGCTATTACTTCGTGCTGATGGGCAAGCTCAGTCCGCTCGACGGCATCGGGCCGAAGGACATCGGCCTGGCACGGCTGTTCGAGCGCGCGCTCGACGGCACGGTGAGCGAAGTGATCCTCGCCACCAATTTCACTGCCGAGGGCGAAGCGACGGCGCACGTCATCGGCGAGGCGTTGAAGCAGCGCGGCCTCACGGTGACGCGGCTCGCGCGTGGCGTGCCGGCCGGCAGCGAACTCGAATACGTCGACCTCGGCACCATCGCCCATGCGCTGGTCGATCGCCGCTGA
- a CDS encoding YbaB/EbfC family nucleoid-associated protein produces MFNKGQLAGLMKQAQAMQDNLKKAQEELATIEVEGESGAGLVKVVMTCKHDVKRITIDPSLLADDKDMLEDLVAAAFNAAVRKAEETSEQKMGKLTAGMPGLPPGMKLPF; encoded by the coding sequence ATGTTCAACAAAGGACAACTGGCCGGCCTCATGAAGCAGGCGCAGGCGATGCAGGACAACCTCAAGAAGGCGCAGGAAGAGCTGGCCACCATCGAGGTCGAGGGCGAATCCGGTGCCGGCCTGGTGAAGGTGGTGATGACGTGCAAGCACGACGTCAAGCGCATCACCATCGACCCGAGCCTCTTGGCCGACGACAAGGACATGCTGGAAGACCTCGTGGCTGCAGCCTTCAACGCCGCGGTGCGCAAGGCCGAGGAGACCAGCGAGCAGAAGATGGGCAAGCTCACCGCCGGCATGCCGGGCCTGCCTCCCGGCATGAAGCTGCCGTTCTGA